In a genomic window of Schistocerca gregaria isolate iqSchGreg1 chromosome 5, iqSchGreg1.2, whole genome shotgun sequence:
- the LOC126272240 gene encoding ejaculatory bulb-specific protein 3-like, with product MARNLIFYCCLVAAVAISAKAAPQDKLDNLNVDDILNNDRLLKSYIQCMLDADDGRCTTEGKEIKSRLPKLLATGCGNCSPSQLERAVKSLKHITEKHPVEWTKLKAKFDPTGEYTKKNADTWKQYGVTL from the exons ATGGCAAGAAACCTGATCTTCTACTGCTGCCTCGTGGCTGCTGTTGCAATTTCGGCGAAGGCCGCTCCCCAAGACAAGCTCGACAACCTCAACGTGGACGACATCCTCAACAACGACCGCCTCCTGAAATCGTACATCCAGTGCATGCTCGATGCAGATGATGGCAGGTGTACCACCGAGGGCAAGGAGATCAAAA GCAGGCTGCCAAAATTGTTGGCGACGGGATGTGGAAACTGCTCGCCTAGCCAGCTGGAGAGGGCTGTCAAGAGCCTGAAGCATATCACAGAGAAGCACCCTGTAGAATGGACCAAGCTGAAGGCGAAGTTCGACCCCACGGGCGAGTACACAAAGAAGAACGCCGACACCTGGAAGCAGTACGGCGTCACTTTGTGA